In Megalops cyprinoides isolate fMegCyp1 chromosome 12, fMegCyp1.pri, whole genome shotgun sequence, the sequence AGTTTAAACTGCACTGACATCAATCAGAGAGTATGGTAATAACAATCATAATACTGgctgtttttacacaaaatgtttgCCTGAGTAATCTCTTAAGGAATCTCTTAATAAGGAATAAAATTCAGGGGAATCTCtaagatatttttgaaaaaagcaaGAAACCTGCTCAGTCAGTCAatgatttaaaacataattaaaacattatatGAACCCtcgtttgatgtttttacactTGAATACTGTTTAAGACATACTGTAACACTAACTGCATAGAAAATGAGACCCATCCTTTGAAGACGCAAGGATGGTGGGCATTTAAGCTTTAAATGAAAAGCTGATTCTATCATGAGCTGAACAGAATTCCAGACTATCTGACAAGTTtgcattcaataaataaaataaaataaattaaaaaagtaataactTAACTGGGTCGGACCCATAATTCTTCATTTGTAACAATACAAATATAAGAAAATATGGCTTCTTAAAGCAAGACAAAGCAGGTGCTATAAGAACTTAATTCAGATGTTTAGTAAGTGTCTGACTCATGAGTGTCCTGCTGGAATCTGAGAGGGTAAAAATTTTGCCAAAGCAATGACACATTACGGTgccatttgttttgcaaatctGAACTACATTTATCCACCTTCCAAATCATACTGACACCATAGGATGACAATGGCAGAATAATCAATACTTTTAAAACCCtctcacactgaaaataaaaagaaacatatttaaaaactcATAGTACTGTAACAGTTTCCAAGCTGTAGGtgttgtaaaaatatatatttatatacacacgtatatatatattttaatattttttctttttttttttaggaaaataTGTGTTGCTTTAGAAGTTCAGGTATATGACTTATTCTGTTCACAATTTATGTagtgtaatgacattttaaagtaaatgacaataaattaaaagtgaaataaaaaaagttaaagcacacataaaataaaacaaaacatacagaaagTATGCAAATGAAACCATTATGGTCAGCACATTGAATCTCAGCCCACTGTAGGGCAATTACACCTTGTTTAGAGGGTCTCTGATTTAACATGCTtccatgtgaatgtgtaaacatacacaaatagacaaacagaaaaatgtggaaaaatctACAGTCTCTGTGAAGATCGTTTCTATGAGCCCACAATGATCTCCATGATGTGGTCCAGTTCATTAAGATCAGGTCGACAGCTGGAGTTTGAGCTGATGGAGGAGGGCCCATGGGAGGACAGGCTTTCCAGGAGGTCGTAAGGCCCCATTTTGGGCGTGCTCTGCATGCCAGTCAGCATGGTGTCCAGGTCATAGTAAGAGGCATCTACGTCTGAGAACAACTCCTCTAAGGCAGGGTCTGGGCTAGGGTTCTTGATCTCGAACGTGCCAAAGACCTGCTCTGTGGTCTTGGAGTCTGCTTCCAAACTCTCTTCATCCTCCCCTCCTGATCTCAGACCGTTGtcatcttcatcctcctcaTGGGCTTctttcagctcctcttcctcccatgGACCCACACCTAAGCTGCCTGGCATGTACGTGGACGGGACCTCGGAGGAGACCGAACACAGGTGGTCATCCACAACCACCTCTTCCGAGTGGCAGCCATCATAGGCGATCACCGAGAAGGGTTTGGCCTCCTGATCCTGGTCTCGGCCTGACGGCCGGCACAGGATTTCTGTAGCCACCAGACGGTCAGCTGGGCTCTGGCTGGCGTTGAGGGCCTCGGTCATGATCTGCCAGCTGCCGTCCTGCGTCATCTCCTCCTGAATCTGCCGGACGGTGTTGGCGATGAGCACGGAGCGGCACAGGTTGGGCTCCACCAGCATGTGGCACAGCTGCAGCTTGATCAGAGACATGTCCAGCAGGGACTGACGCTGCAGGTTGTAGGAAGACAGCATCTTGACACTTGCCGGGTGCTCGTCTGTCGTTTCATCCCCGGCATCAGAAAACTTGCGTTTCGTGCCCTTTGGAAACATATCTGTTCTATGAGGGGAAACCGGAGAAGGAACGTTGATcagtatgcatgtacatgtttgACAAATGGAACAAACACTCAACACACTGCAAggaacaataaattaataatagcTTAATGAACATTATTATACATCACTTTGTTAATTTAAATTCCAATGCCAAGATTACAGAAGAAACAATTACTCCTATTCTTTTGCCAAGCTTTGCCaattttcatcataaaaaattgcattctattacaaaacaaatcaattacAAGTCTACActaaaactacaaaaatgtgtttaaagcTTACAGCAAAAAAATCCTAGAACTCTGAATTTGAAAGCCactttataaaaagaaaaaaaaactgaagctgTATACTGTAAAAGCATACACATTTTCTCGAAGTTGCAGTGCTATACCTTTCCTGTTGAGAGGCACAGGATTTAACATAGCAGCTTCTTCCAGAGCGCAGCGCTTCAGTACTTTTGTACTAGCGACAAACATCTTTTGTTCTGCACTCTTTCTGCACATTTTAGGCCAGTCAGAAGTAAGGCTCCTGGTGGGCGGAACAACCAAACTTTAAACAGCCCCTGATCCGCTGAAAAGTACAGCATGTTACTAGCAACAATCTCTTGGTCAAGTCCTCCTCAAACACAAGCTATTATAATGGCATGTAATAATACTCCCCATTCATAGATTTGTTTAAGTCATGCACAGATGGCAGAATTACTGCAATTCCTGCAAGTTTCAGACATGTCAGAAAGATCTGTGACAATCCCGCAAAATAATGGGATCACAGGCAAACAGGCAAATGAATTGTCTGTTAACTTATTTAACCTGATTGTTGATCATCTGATTCTGATTTATGCCAGATGTGGGACTGCAGTTTAGATTAATCCTTGCCAGAAAAATATGATGCACAAAACACACTATATTTAAACACAAGGCACACTCTTCCAAATTAACTCTAAAAGGGGGTATTTTCCTGATCTTGGAGAGAATGTCACTGTATTAAACCAAACATTTAGATAAGAGCACTGGCTCAAGATACAATTTAGTCCCAGATCAGGGCTTATTAGGGGTGCCTTAAGTACTTGAAAGCTTCCACAACTCAACTAGTAACAACAGACTGTTCAGGccaaatgcacattaaattCTATTCATTTGATGAATTTTGATTTCATCAATTCATGACAGCAGACTATGATCAGTTATGTTAGTAAACCATGCGACACAACAGTGATAGAGTTACTGTGCATATAGCCAGAACCACTCAGTCTGAAATCAATCTTGATCAGAGATCAGGACACCAACACCAATTCttgtaaaatatgaacacaGAATCTCAAATTAGGTGTAAATAAAGCTTTTGATAGATTTCCCTTCATTTTAAACCCATATATATAAAGTTGTGCATCAAGAAAAATTAGAATAGATCCCCACCCATACAAGCAGACACCCCTATATATAACCAGTTGTCACTCaaacaatatttaaatcaaaaggaaaaaagagacaaactgtacagtactgtacatacatCTAGTATCGAAACGAGTGTTGGACACTTGCCTCCAGTCACGGGGCCAGCCAACCAGGGCTGCTGGAGCCTAAAAGTAACAAACATGCAGCTAAAGCAGAGAGAACACATGACAGTAACCAGCACGTCAGTGAACATTGCATCCAGCGTTACTATGTGTCCATGGAAATGATGTAAGGGCATGTGTGTCTGGTAGGGGAGGGCCACTGGTCATTACTACCCAGCCATATGTATCAATCGCCAGGGAAGTGTCAAGGATttgagaaagggaggaggaaaTGAGGAGCTAATAAAAGACCGATCTGAATGCAAGTACGTACGAAATGTTACTGTTGACACAAAGCTAATTATCTTTCCATGAATATCTGTGCATCATTCCGTTTGGGGAAAACACAAACTATTAATTgcaggcaaaacaaacagaaagacatgGGAGGTTTGGATTTCAGGgaggaaataattttttttattactgctaCAGCCTTGAATGCAACCCACATCTATGGATATGCTGGACATGACACAGCAGGGCAAATATGAAGTCTAAGGCATGGGAATTTTGTCCTACCTGACACAAGTGCGACATCCCAGAACTGTAGTCACATCACAATACAAGCTGAAACACTGTATCTGCTGTGACCAAACTAAAAACTACAACCACCGTAAAAATGTTATACATTAGgtgtgtgcaactgtgtgcACTCCGTATCTTACTCTGCCTGCAGAAGTTTGCAAAGACAGAGTTTTAGGCAGTACTTTCGGAACACATTTTAGGGCATCTTACTGAAATCAAAAGCAAGTTAGATGCAACAAGAAGACATTAAAAGGTCACTTCTGACAGCATTCCTCTCCTATCTTTGCCAAGACAACCCTTCACctacatacaaaacatacaagCACTCACTTCTGCCATTCCTCTGAAATGGAAGAGAACAGTTAAATTCAGCAAATATTAATCCCGTCCAGTGCCAAATGCTGTATAAGCTGTCAAGCCCCCGACACGCTTACTGCAAGGCGTCACTATGGATACTTGACATGTTGGTCAATACAACACCTGCAGTGCCCTGCCAGTTTAATAAGTATTATAGGGAAAAACTGTGTTCAGCATTCATTCAAGTCTTCTCTTCTACCCTTCTTATACTGAAAGTATATAGGGATCTGTCAAATTGACGTGTATCCTGTgagtatatatacacaaaaagaGTTGTAAAGCATCTTTAGAACATGGATGTAGAATGAATCATTTTACAAACTCGGTCAGCTGAGGTGGCACACCTCCTACggaaaaaaagaaccaaacagTATATGCTGTTGTTCTACATTACTtatactgaaactgaaaacaggaacaaaaggAGAAATGGgaaattcataaaattaaaagGGAGGTCATCCACAAACTACGGGACGGCCACTGCAAACCTGAAAAAGGACCATATTGAGGGCAGAACTGTTACTCCAAAACACTTCAGCAAATTAGTATAACTTACAACCTGGCAGCAAAGAACAGacgtattaaaaaaaacataacatacacaTTAAATTGACAAAcctttgatcattttttcagtCAATGATATTGGAGTTAATATGGGGAGTGTGTACAAGACATTTACAAGTAAACATTCTAGAATGGTGGGACTGCTATACGAGGAGACCGTGATAAATGTTTGCAAGACCGTAAAAATTTCAACgtgtttttatttaacagtCTTATTTAACAGTTAACAATCTCCGTAGCTAGCAGGTATAAGGAACTGGTTGGTGCTTATCTGAGCTTCAGCACTGGCAGAGCTAGCCAAGCAGACAGCAAGCTTGCTCGTAGATTAAGTATTTTCACAGCCCTGAATAGGATGGTCATTTTTGCAACAACTCATGTGAGCAATCTTGTTTTCGGCTGGGCAGTGAAAACTTAAACTGGTGTTGTGGCCTAGATCAGCTGAAGATCTGTACCCGTGGCAAAAATCCATAACATTTTCTGCTGGGAGATTCGTCAGCCCTGGCAACAACTCCATACTGCGCTCCATTCGCCCCCTACAGGCCAGAAGGTTCGTTACACCTGAAATATATCATGTCACGCAAACACAGGTGAAGAAAACATTTAGCTACGATTCCCGGGCCGCCGATTCAGATCTTTCGAAATTCCCACCCAACACCAACCCCGACCCCGCTGAAGTGAGACAGTGGACATACAGCACACGTTAAATCTAACTCGCTCCGATTGATCCACCTCCCTccattataaatgaaatatagcTACAAGCTCCACCCAAGTAGCAACCCacttcccctcccccaccacgTTGACGTTTTCGGTATTCCCCTACCGGTTATGAGTCTTCGACTGATCAAACACCACTAATATTCAAACGATGAAGTTTTTACTAATTGCACAAAAGATGAAATGCGGACAGAGAGAGTCGTGAGCCATCTCTAACGACTGGACTCATCCTACTTCCCCGGTCGCTGCTAATACAGCATGCTTTGTCTTCACCGCCAAAGGCACAAAAAATGAACTGGGGAGCGGAGGCGACGACAAGGAGGGGAAGCCATTTTGAATTTGCTAACTCCTTCTCGCCCAGTTACTTTTAAATCTTAAATAGATCGCCACCGACTGGATGTTCAGTGAAGACAGAATTCAGAGCTACACATAACGCAAGCGTGTCTTCACTGCAAACAATGTAACATATTCCCTGAGCACGTTTTACCAATGGCAAGAGAACCGCTCGTGTACTTCCGCATAGAAAATGCTTGTGTACTCGCCAGCCTCACATTAGCGCCCTCTGACTCATCCGTGAGTTTCTTAAACATAACGGGCTAAATACCCTCCGCTCGTTTTCAGTATCGAAAAAGAAAGGAATCAACACTTATTTGCTTACCTTTTCAGTATCTTAGTCTTTACTGGCGGCGGGCATACGATCTTCGTTTGGAACTAGGTGGCTAGCGAGATCGGGACAATTAAAGGCAcagcgctctccctctctcggcTTCCTCGACACTGATTGAGCCGGAGCGCAGCTACCGAGCGCCCAGCTGCGGCAGAGCGAAGGGTGAAGTGGGCGGACACCATGCATCTTGATCGACAGGCTGTCGCTTGAACACAGAATATGCGAACAAAAGCCGCGCATACAGGGAACAAGGGGACTCTTAGGTTTTCCACTTCgggctgtattttttttaatctaaaggTTCCACTGATCGAAgaaaacattgcattgcatcAAAGAAACGGGAGCATAACGTGGACTGAACAGCAGCATATTTATCAAGAAACACAGCCGTTAAGATTATTTTTCAGTACAACTAGAAGTTTAATTCGTATGGGTTTCAGTATACATTGACCATTCCCTTTAATGTTTCTTAAAGATATCAATGTAGGCGTTCGGTACAGTGTGAAACTTGAGCTGAGCAATATAACTAGAACATTAACAAGGCGGTATTCAGGGGTAAACTTGACAGTGATCAGAAAACAAAGTGATGGCAGCAACAAGGAACCGAGCCCTGCGAGCGACAGCATGTCCATTGTTGGCCTTTTAGCTACCAATTGTGTCTGGTTTGGGAACCCCTCTGCCAAAAAGATGTGGTGCGATTCACTTATGCTCCGCACACTCACCCTCCCCCTAACATATGTCCCGTCTTACATCTGTCACATCACACAAAGCGCAGTGTCAGCCCAGGAACAGCACGGTGGTGCATCCTCTGCACTGATCCCTTCTGTATGGACCTCATTAATAGTGCTTATTAGCCATaatcacttaaaatgttttagcaAAATGATTCCGAGCTGGGGCAGGTCAGATGTTTGCTTACTGTGTATCACTCGCCTGAAGTTTTGTGATGGGGATGAAGCAAATCCAGAACCTCAGCGATTATTACTTTGTAGCTGTATAATAAATGAGAGGGGTGCCACTCGAGAGAAAGACCTGCCAAAACTGACATTAACTGACATGcttcctctgtgcctctgtgccttACTGCCTCAGATGTATTCCTTCCCCGCTACTTTGAGTGAGGCTATCAGAGAATAAAAACAGCTAGAGACTGAGATTTGGCAGCAtcaataatgtatttatgaagGTAACATGAAGGCAAAGAACACTACATTGTTATTATGATATTATTACATTCTTatattgtttcaaaatgtacagtgATGTACGAAATTACTGTTTTGAAATTACTGCTGCACCCACACATCACAAACAGATATGTTATTTTCCCTCCATATGCACATTTGAATAAGGCATTCCTGTAAACTCAAGTTTGCTTACATCAAAACAGCCTCTTCTGGGTCCCCAGAGCTGCAGCTGCCTATTCCCTCAAGGCTATAGCTTCTGTTCTGCTGCCACTCCTCCGTCTCTGATACACTCTGACATGTCAGTGTCTCACAGCCCCCCAGGGAATGCTCGTATCACGCACCCCTCAGAGCATTTGACTGGTGGATTATGCAGGTGACAGCAGGAAGGGAGCAAGCGGCCAACTCTGGAGCATCAGTTTGGAGGTAAACACGGATGGACCCTCCCTTTAAGACTCTTGCTTAGGCCTACATATGCTTAGGCCTGGAGTGCTGGTGAAATATGACACAGGATTTCGCCACTGAATAGTATGTGATGCGTAGACTAGTTAAAAACAGTTTAATGAACAGTTCACAGACAACTTTCAACTGATGGAATGAATTTGCAGCAGTACAAAAGACAGTCAGGAGGAATAGTGAGCCTAACTGTGATTCCTcataagaaaacaaactgaaacgTGGGACATTTTAGCGCAATgttaataaatcaaaataaaacatgacaaaattttaaatgtgcCAAACTGAGCCTGTGTCAGGGCTTTCTGTGTTGCTTTACGTCATTGATTCACTGATATGAAGAACTGAAATATAGGTTTGGCACCGCAGCTACATGCAACATTAGTCACAACGGCTCTACTCTTTCTCTCATCTCAGCTATGCATTTCCAACAACCCTGCTGTCACCAAAGCCTTCACAGTGCACCCATAGGTCCATGACCCAAAAGTAGAGCAACTCATAAATTACACTGAGCTGGAAGTGTCactgctgtgcagctcctcctTACTTTTTCTTGGATCCCAATGTACAGTTTTTTGAACATTACCCCTACAATTCTCTCACTTTTTAATCTCTCTCATTCATTGAGTGTACATTTTCTTCTAATAAGCTATTGTTTTTCTCCTGCAGATaaaaccattttgttttgcaatctGCAATAAAATGGGAAAGCCACATCAATGATTAAATGTGGATGTGGCATTTCTTAACTTGTgaacaaaatgcagtttctttCATGTGATAAACCCAATGCTTTATTCCAGTCCTGAAGTGCAGCATTTAAACTGCCTGCATCCTTGCCTACTCTCCGTCTGTGGTAAAGgaagtttttttcccttccttgGCAGGAAGTCAACCCCATAAAATGCTGAGGGCCTCAGATGACCCAACAGACTAAATATTTTGTAGCACAATCATTTCTGAattctaaaatatataaatattttgccCGTGAtaatgttttttgctgttttagcAACTAAGCACAAACCAGTAgtcccacagaaaaaaatacatgtacataacaAAACAGAGGTGGAATCACTCCCCTTTAACTCTTTGGCCTGAAGCCTGATCAGATACAGAAATTGCTCACATTGAGGAGTGCAGTGTCTATTTGCTGCTTGACAGCTATGGTATGTTCCCAGCCTTTTCTTTGTATAAATCTCAGTATTTGCAAACGAGATTTCCTAAAACTAACAAAACGAGAGGTCACTTTAACAAGACTCAACGGTTTACACCTGCATTCAAACAAGTTTTTActttgcttgttgttttttttcccatctttaTTTTACCGTTTGTCATTTTGGCACGTACGTTCATTCTGTGGTCAATAGGCTATGCGTTTGCCCTAATAAGGACTCGACTGAAGTTATCATATGACTACGCTGAGGTAGTCATCGGTTCTGATTGTTTCGATGTGAATTGGCATCAACAGTTTCACAAAACGTGCTCACATTGCTATTAGTTTCATGTACCAGTAGAGGGAGACATAGACCTGGAAGATGTGGTAAGGCCAGCCATTaaagataacatttttgttaagtTTGCCCCATTTTCTCGGAAGTTCGTTAAATCAAACGATTCAGCATCCAGGATGTAGAGAATAACCACAGCGTTACTGGTCACAAACAGGAAACGAAAGGCCCTGCAGTCTGAAGCAGTATGCAAAATGGCCCAGGTATCTGCAGCTCTGGTCTAGCACTAATAGGCTGGTTGATTTGTTTGCAGGGTTTGTCAGGAATGCTACGATTTCCACCATGagattacatgacattacattttgtaatttagcagacgctcgtatccagagtgacttccaatatgcaaacacaaagtgcatctaacaaaatggcatgaaatgtaggaaaacaaggacatgtacagtatatggttCAACATATCAAGTGAAATGCAATGTCTCcattcattattgttattaatattattattattgtcatcatcatcatcatcagcatctcCAATTACCTTCATCCCCCTTGATAATCAGTCCGATAATAATCCAAAGACTACTGCATCCTCTACTGCCTCCGCAGTTCCTCATGATTATGAAATCTGATTGCCATCTCACATGTGATCTCAGGAAACCAAATTTGCACTTCACAATAATACGCAAGCCCTGTATGTCATGTTTTCAGTTGTGTAATTGCAGCTGTAAGGCATCCTCGTTCTGAAAGGGCCTCAACGAACCCGTTCAAGTTCTGCAAACAGTTGCATCCTCAACATGGAAGGAAGTCTGGTTTCTTCATCTTTGACCTCAGGTGGATGCTAAAAGGGTTGATGATGAAGGAAGGTTTATATGGCAGAATGATACCAGAAAACACAGGCCTTTTTGTCAAATGATAAGAGGCCATTTGATCCTGCACCCTTTTTAATGGTCCTCTCGCATAGCAGGTAGCTTGTGTACACAGTGCACAGAATATCTCACCATCATGTCACTGGTGGATGCAATTAAATCAGTAAACCAGGGCCTCAGATTTCCGAAACAATCTTTTCATTATCAGCCTGGCCATTTAAGTTC encodes:
- the LOC118787092 gene encoding cell division cycle-associated protein 4-like → MFPKGTKRKFSDAGDETTDEHPASVKMLSSYNLQRQSLLDMSLIKLQLCHMLVEPNLCRSVLIANTVRQIQEEMTQDGSWQIMTEALNASQSPADRLVATEILCRPSGRDQDQEAKPFSVIAYDGCHSEEVVVDDHLCSVSSEVPSTYMPGSLGVGPWEEEELKEAHEEDEDDNGLRSGGEDEESLEADSKTTEQVFGTFEIKNPSPDPALEELFSDVDASYYDLDTMLTGMQSTPKMGPYDLLESLSSHGPSSISSNSSCRPDLNELDHIMEIIVGS